In one window of Ruminococcus albus AD2013 DNA:
- a CDS encoding acyl-CoA thioesterase, translating to MKEYKPYRRKAYYYETDRMDIVHHSNYVRWLEEARIDLMEQAGCPFEFTEKQGIVSPVLSVSCEYKYPVRFGDEFEVVCRLLSFNGCRFKLEYEVNNLTTGQLALTAVTEHCFTGTDLRPIRMQKKYPELYENLLEALEDKGE from the coding sequence ATGAAAGAATATAAACCCTACCGCCGCAAGGCATATTATTATGAAACAGACCGAATGGATATCGTCCATCATTCTAACTATGTACGCTGGCTGGAGGAAGCAAGGATAGACCTGATGGAACAGGCAGGCTGTCCATTTGAGTTCACCGAAAAGCAGGGCATTGTATCTCCTGTGCTGAGCGTTTCATGTGAGTATAAATATCCTGTCAGGTTCGGGGACGAATTTGAAGTAGTATGCAGACTTCTCAGCTTCAACGGCTGCAGATTCAAGCTGGAATACGAGGTCAATAACCTCACAACAGGTCAGCTGGCACTTACCGCAGTTACCGAACACTGCTTCACGGGTACAGATCTGCGCCCGATACGTATGCAGAAGAAGTATCCCGAACTGTACGAGAACCTTTTGGAAGCACTGGAGGATAAGGGCGAATGA
- the hisA gene encoding phosphoribosylformimino-5-aminoimidazole carboxamide ribotide isomerase, whose protein sequence is MRFRPCIDIHNGCVKQIVGGSLADKGNKAQDNFVSEQDGSYYGELYKSRGLTGGHIIILNPVGSEFYEKDLQQAYSALSSFEGGLQIGGGINDKNAAGFLDKGASHVIVTSFVFRNGEIDEHNLTLMKNAVGKERLVLDLSCRKRGEDYYIVTDRWQKFTDTRLCPETIERLRNSCDEFLIHAVDVEGKANGIEDDVARMLGDIEDMPATYAGGISSFDDLEKLKVLGKGRVDFTIGSALDIFGGNMSFEKAARFNS, encoded by the coding sequence ATGCGATTCAGACCATGTATAGATATCCACAACGGCTGTGTAAAGCAGATAGTCGGCGGAAGCCTTGCGGATAAAGGCAATAAAGCACAGGATAATTTCGTATCCGAACAGGACGGAAGCTACTACGGCGAACTCTACAAAAGCCGCGGGCTGACCGGAGGACACATCATAATCCTGAACCCCGTCGGCAGCGAGTTTTATGAAAAAGATCTACAGCAGGCGTACTCCGCACTGAGTTCCTTTGAGGGCGGCTTGCAGATAGGCGGAGGTATAAACGACAAAAACGCCGCAGGTTTCCTTGACAAAGGTGCAAGCCATGTTATCGTTACAAGTTTCGTTTTCAGGAACGGCGAGATAGATGAACATAACCTCACACTTATGAAAAACGCAGTTGGCAAGGAAAGGCTTGTGCTTGACCTTTCATGCCGCAAGCGCGGAGAGGATTACTACATTGTCACCGACAGATGGCAGAAGTTCACCGATACCAGACTCTGCCCCGAGACGATCGAACGTCTCAGAAACAGCTGTGATGAATTCCTTATACACGCAGTAGATGTTGAAGGCAAGGCAAATGGCATCGAGGATGATGTTGCACGTATGCTGGGAGATATCGAAGATATGCCCGCCACCTATGCAGGAGGCATATCCTCCTTTGATGACCTTGAAAAGCTTAAAGTGCTGGGCAAAGGCAGGGTGGATTTCACCATAGGAAGCGCCCTCGATATCTTCGGGGGAAATATGAGTTTTGAAAAAGCAGCACGATTCAATTCATAA
- a CDS encoding DUF456 domain-containing protein, giving the protein MPDSKMSRRRVDMADLMGTDDMPLDDEYFEEKIKEMGDIPAKSISRARMKKPEENIASLADGKVELGTTRDDKMSKLFGTDDIRLDEEFFEEKIKEMEENKPPVQEKQLTEYEQWIEDGLKKDKGYGTKDSYEGEIPEEKDSYAGSVYEQYDKWQEETTALIRGLKARDSINEARDENIHKALFFTTFLKNNGNYSGDPSEIIGMIKTAVWYILTSAAMLGAFYCFGAKGADLMIPWGIGGVIGAIIRYNGKENYSISESMVMGAVEIGILGGLVVTWLLSLLPFVNDDIPMLPVGIVLGGVGALIAEFIKLRKTLARPAKECFHKMVPFAVATVFFVVAAIFVTMVFAAMRRAARGL; this is encoded by the coding sequence ATGCCCGATAGTAAGATGAGCAGGCGCCGGGTGGATATGGCTGACCTTATGGGTACAGACGATATGCCGCTTGACGATGAATACTTTGAAGAGAAAATAAAGGAAATGGGAGATATCCCTGCGAAAAGCATCAGCCGTGCAAGGATGAAAAAGCCCGAAGAGAATATAGCTTCGCTGGCTGACGGCAAGGTCGAGCTGGGAACGACCCGCGACGATAAGATGAGCAAGCTTTTCGGCACTGATGATATCAGATTGGACGAAGAATTCTTTGAGGAAAAGATAAAGGAGATGGAGGAGAACAAACCTCCCGTACAGGAAAAACAGCTTACCGAGTATGAACAGTGGATCGAAGACGGTCTGAAAAAAGATAAGGGCTACGGCACTAAGGATTCATATGAGGGTGAGATACCCGAGGAGAAGGACAGCTACGCGGGTTCGGTATATGAGCAGTATGACAAGTGGCAGGAAGAGACCACTGCGCTGATACGCGGTCTGAAAGCCCGTGACAGCATCAATGAAGCCCGTGATGAGAATATCCATAAAGCACTGTTCTTTACAACGTTTTTGAAAAATAACGGTAATTACTCGGGTGATCCGAGTGAGATAATCGGTATGATAAAGACTGCGGTGTGGTATATACTCACATCTGCGGCTATGCTGGGCGCATTTTACTGCTTTGGTGCAAAAGGCGCAGACCTCATGATACCCTGGGGGATAGGCGGCGTTATCGGCGCGATAATCCGCTATAACGGGAAAGAGAACTACTCCATCAGCGAATCCATGGTGATGGGTGCGGTGGAGATAGGCATACTCGGCGGACTGGTTGTAACATGGCTGCTGAGTCTTCTGCCTTTTGTTAATGATGATATCCCTATGCTGCCGGTGGGCATAGTGCTTGGCGGTGTAGGTGCTTTAATAGCTGAATTTATTAAACTGAGAAAGACGCTTGCACGTCCTGCAAAGGAATGTTTCCATAAAATGGTGCCATTCGCTGTCGCAACCGTGTTCTTCGTAGTGGCGGCGATATTTGTTACCATGGTTTTTGCAGCGATGCGCAGGGCTGCACGAGGATTGTAG
- a CDS encoding biotin--[acetyl-CoA-carboxylase] ligase has product MGLAVKNELIKLFEQNRGRYLSGEEIADSLGCTRGAVWKAVKKLQSEGYDISAVTNRGYRLDSADMLSAAGIEKYLSDNSGISLTVYKETDSTNTRLRELATEGAPEGTAVIAGMQTGGKGRLGRKFFSPSDTGLYMSILLRPEMTAADAVRITTAAAVAVADAVEKISGRKADIKWVNDVYIDGRKICGILTEAAFSLENGGLDYAVCGIGINVYEPEGGFPEDIKDIAGAVLDTPADDVRNRLAALVLENFMNYYNKLSENSFLQGYQSRLMWRGEDINLIRGSEITPAKLIDADEKCRLIVKYEDGTEDTISSGEISIRKRK; this is encoded by the coding sequence ATGGGATTGGCTGTAAAAAACGAACTTATTAAACTGTTTGAACAGAACAGGGGCAGATACCTTTCGGGCGAAGAGATAGCCGACAGTCTGGGCTGTACCCGCGGTGCAGTCTGGAAAGCTGTTAAAAAACTGCAAAGTGAGGGTTATGATATATCCGCTGTAACAAACAGGGGATATCGTCTTGACAGCGCTGATATGCTGTCCGCGGCAGGGATAGAAAAATATCTCTCCGACAACAGCGGAATAAGCCTGACGGTCTACAAAGAAACGGATTCCACCAACACCCGTCTTCGTGAACTTGCCACAGAAGGCGCACCCGAAGGAACTGCCGTTATCGCAGGTATGCAGACAGGCGGAAAGGGCAGGCTGGGAAGAAAATTCTTTTCGCCGTCAGATACAGGTCTGTACATGAGTATTCTTTTACGACCCGAAATGACAGCCGCCGATGCCGTCCGCATAACCACCGCGGCAGCTGTGGCAGTAGCTGATGCAGTTGAAAAAATAAGCGGCAGAAAAGCCGATATCAAGTGGGTCAACGATGTGTATATCGACGGCAGAAAGATATGCGGCATACTCACTGAAGCCGCTTTCAGCCTTGAAAACGGCGGACTTGACTACGCTGTCTGTGGTATAGGAATAAACGTTTACGAGCCCGAGGGCGGTTTTCCCGAGGATATAAAGGATATTGCAGGCGCCGTGCTTGATACTCCCGCAGACGACGTCCGCAACCGACTGGCGGCGCTGGTACTGGAAAACTTCATGAACTATTACAATAAGCTTTCAGAAAACAGCTTTTTGCAGGGATACCAGAGCAGGCTGATGTGGCGCGGCGAGGATATCAACCTTATACGCGGCAGTGAGATAACTCCCGCAAAGCTTATCGATGCCGACGAAAAATGCCGACTTATAGTGAAATATGAGGACGGCACCGAGGATACCATATCAAGCGGCGAGATAAGTATCAGAAAAAGGAAATAA
- a CDS encoding NADP-dependent isocitrate dehydrogenase gives MAKIQMKTPLVEMDGDEMTRIIWQEIKDILITPYVDLKSDYYDLGLVHRNETNDQVTVDSANATKKYGVAVKCATITPNAARMTEYNLKEMWKSPNGTIRAMLDGTVFRTPILVKGITPYIPTWTKPITIARHAYGDVYKNVEMKCPAGAKAELVCTDKDGNETRETIYNFECDGVIQGMHNKSTSIASFAKSVFNFALDTKQDVWFATKDTISKKYDHTFKDIFNEIFENEYKAKFEAAGIEYFYTLIDDAVARVVRSNGGYIWACKNYDGDVMSDMVATAYGSLAMMTSVLVSPDGVYEFEAAHGTVQRHYYKHLKGEETSTNSVATLFAWTGALRKRGELDELPELVNFADCLEKATIKTIEDGIMTGDLYLLSKLENKQKVNTEDFLKAVDERLKAKLGK, from the coding sequence ATGGCTAAGATTCAGATGAAAACACCGCTGGTCGAGATGGACGGCGACGAGATGACAAGAATAATCTGGCAGGAGATAAAGGACATACTGATAACACCGTATGTTGATCTCAAGTCGGATTACTATGATCTGGGACTCGTTCACAGAAACGAGACAAACGATCAGGTAACTGTTGATTCCGCAAACGCTACCAAGAAATATGGCGTTGCAGTTAAGTGTGCTACCATAACACCTAACGCTGCAAGAATGACTGAGTATAACCTGAAAGAGATGTGGAAGTCACCTAACGGCACTATCCGTGCTATGCTTGACGGTACTGTTTTCAGAACACCTATACTCGTTAAGGGCATCACTCCCTATATCCCCACATGGACAAAGCCTATCACCATCGCACGTCACGCTTACGGCGATGTTTACAAGAACGTTGAGATGAAGTGCCCTGCAGGTGCCAAGGCTGAACTGGTATGCACTGACAAGGACGGCAACGAGACCCGTGAGACTATCTACAACTTCGAGTGCGACGGCGTTATACAGGGTATGCACAACAAGTCTACATCTATCGCTTCTTTTGCAAAGAGTGTTTTCAACTTTGCGCTGGATACCAAGCAGGACGTATGGTTCGCTACAAAGGATACCATCTCCAAGAAATATGACCACACTTTCAAGGATATCTTCAATGAGATATTCGAGAATGAGTACAAGGCTAAGTTTGAAGCTGCAGGCATTGAGTACTTCTACACCCTTATCGATGACGCTGTTGCAAGAGTAGTACGTTCCAACGGCGGCTACATCTGGGCTTGCAAGAACTACGACGGCGACGTTATGAGCGATATGGTAGCTACTGCTTACGGCTCACTGGCTATGATGACTTCCGTACTGGTATCGCCCGATGGTGTATACGAGTTCGAGGCTGCACACGGCACAGTTCAGAGACATTACTACAAGCACCTGAAGGGTGAAGAGACTTCCACAAACTCTGTTGCAACACTGTTTGCATGGACAGGCGCACTCCGCAAGAGAGGCGAACTGGACGAACTGCCCGAGCTGGTTAATTTTGCTGATTGTCTGGAAAAGGCAACCATCAAGACCATCGAAGACGGCATAATGACAGGTGATCTGTATCTGCTCTCGAAGCTGGAGAACAAGCAGAAAGTCAACACAGAGGACTTCCTGAAAGCAGTTGACGAGAGACTGAAAGCAAAGCTCGGCAAGTAA
- a CDS encoding GH25 family lysozyme, producing the protein MKKALAITAAALMLSACGADIETKNNDISAVTTDEQTTAGEDRSGKIIVEEKEKPAETTVAKKDESKPETTTSAKKKKADPDMINVGCMDTVEVYQQIRLKDFVFDSNAKLKNGDELLNANELGEHEVTLRMELDGGEAEKKVKYNVVDTTPPVMLLGDDISLNVGDSFDIDGYVSYADNYDRAPSLTVEGDVDTSAEGSYPLTLYIDDSNGNRLTRYINVNVGVPSSSSDDTSYDDSPIYFGDFVENYSADGREFGIDVSRWQGDIDFDAVAESGCKFVIIRMGYGESGGTDLDEYYYNNIEGATKAGLKVGVYFYSTDTTIEGARATAKKIIKTLDGHKLDFPVAFDWEEFQNFQHYGMSIHDLSEVYEAFASELEKNGYASMLYSSKNFLELFWENKNNRPIWVAHYVEETTYEGDWYIWQRCGTGRIDGINGAVDLNVLQGE; encoded by the coding sequence ATGAAAAAAGCTTTAGCCATAACAGCGGCGGCACTTATGCTGTCAGCCTGCGGAGCGGATATCGAAACCAAGAACAATGATATCTCCGCCGTGACCACCGATGAACAGACCACAGCCGGTGAAGACAGGTCGGGCAAGATAATCGTTGAAGAAAAGGAAAAGCCTGCCGAGACCACTGTCGCAAAAAAGGACGAGAGCAAGCCCGAAACTACAACCTCCGCAAAGAAGAAAAAAGCCGACCCCGACATGATAAATGTGGGGTGCATGGATACGGTAGAAGTATATCAGCAGATAAGGCTGAAAGACTTTGTTTTTGACAGCAACGCCAAACTCAAAAACGGCGATGAACTTCTTAACGCCAATGAACTCGGCGAACATGAAGTCACCCTGAGAATGGAACTCGACGGCGGTGAAGCCGAGAAGAAAGTCAAGTATAACGTGGTGGATACCACACCGCCCGTAATGCTTCTGGGCGACGATATATCCCTGAATGTCGGAGACTCTTTCGATATCGATGGGTACGTAAGCTATGCCGATAACTACGACCGCGCACCATCGCTTACGGTCGAAGGCGATGTTGATACCTCGGCAGAGGGCAGTTATCCTCTGACGCTGTACATCGATGATTCAAACGGCAACAGACTCACCAGATACATAAATGTGAATGTGGGCGTGCCATCATCTTCATCAGATGATACCTCCTACGATGACAGCCCCATATACTTCGGCGACTTTGTTGAAAATTACAGTGCCGACGGCAGAGAGTTCGGCATAGACGTTTCCCGCTGGCAGGGCGATATCGACTTTGATGCCGTTGCCGAATCAGGCTGTAAGTTCGTGATAATCAGAATGGGCTACGGCGAATCGGGCGGCACCGACCTTGACGAGTACTATTATAATAACATCGAGGGCGCAACAAAAGCAGGGCTGAAAGTCGGGGTATATTTCTATTCCACCGATACAACCATCGAGGGCGCACGTGCCACCGCAAAGAAAATAATCAAAACTCTTGACGGCCACAAGCTGGACTTCCCTGTTGCTTTCGACTGGGAAGAATTCCAGAACTTCCAGCACTATGGCATGAGTATACATGACCTTTCCGAGGTATACGAAGCCTTTGCAAGCGAACTTGAAAAGAACGGCTATGCTTCCATGCTTTACAGCAGTAAGAACTTCCTTGAACTTTTCTGGGAAAACAAAAACAACAGACCCATATGGGTAGCACATTACGTGGAAGAGACTACCTATGAGGGCGACTGGTACATCTGGCAGCGCTGCGGCACAGGCCGTATCGACGGCATAAACGGCGCAGTAGACCTCAACGTGCTTCAGGGAGAGTGA
- a CDS encoding DUF1292 domain-containing protein has translation MDEQKNEYTPDLYELMDEDGNKQTFELLDCMDFEGERYYALTPFYEEDNADKILDEASLLVILKAEYDNETGEEILASIEDEDLFDRVGAAFEERLDEMFDFEDDEEEGE, from the coding sequence ATGGACGAGCAGAAGAATGAATACACCCCCGATCTTTATGAGCTGATGGATGAGGACGGCAACAAGCAGACTTTTGAACTGCTGGACTGCATGGACTTTGAGGGCGAAAGATATTATGCGCTTACTCCTTTTTATGAGGAAGATAATGCCGACAAGATACTTGACGAAGCTTCGCTGCTGGTGATACTGAAGGCGGAGTACGATAACGAGACCGGTGAAGAGATACTGGCTTCCATCGAGGACGAGGATCTGTTCGACCGTGTAGGCGCAGCTTTTGAAGAGCGTCTGGACGAGATGTTCGATTTCGAGGACGACGAAGAAGAGGGAGAATAA
- a CDS encoding aconitate hydratase, whose amino-acid sequence MGLTLTEKILKAHLVDGEFVKGQEIGIRIDQTLTQDATGTMAYLEYEAMGVPRVKTEKSVAYIDHNTLQSGFENADDHRFIGSVCKKHGIYFSRPGNGICHQVHLERFGIPGKTLIGSDSHTPTGGGIGMIAIGAGGLDVAVAMGGGAYYITYPNIVKVNLTGKLSAWVSAKDVILEVLRRLSVKGGVGKVIEYCGEGVKTLSVPERATITNMGAELGATTSIFPSDEITLSFLKAQERAEVWTELKADDDAVYDEVIDIDLSKLTPMAACPHSPDNIKTAEELSGMKIDQVCIGSCTNSSYVDMMKVAHILKGKTVHPDVSLAIAPGSKQVLNMIAENGALADMIAAGARILESACGPCIGMGQAPNSKGISLRTFNRNFLGRSGTKDGQIYLVSPELAAASAVAGVLVDPRTLGDMPEIKVPEHFKINDNMVVPPVAEADMDSVEVLRGPNIKPYPETAPLVESIGCQVSLKVGDNITTDHIMPAGAKILPLRSNIPAISQHCFTVCDEDFPRRAKNMEKSIIVGGSNYGQGSSREHAALAPLYLGIKAVLVKSFARIHRANLINAGILPLTFVNEADYDKIEQGDEIEIANVRADIEAGKTQLTVVNKSKNVEIPVLCELTGRTKDIILAGGLLDYTREQLSK is encoded by the coding sequence ATGGGACTTACACTTACTGAAAAGATTCTTAAAGCGCACCTCGTTGACGGTGAATTCGTCAAGGGTCAGGAGATAGGTATCCGCATTGACCAGACTCTTACTCAGGACGCTACCGGCACTATGGCTTATCTTGAATATGAGGCTATGGGCGTGCCCCGCGTAAAGACCGAGAAGAGCGTGGCTTATATCGACCACAACACTCTCCAGTCGGGCTTTGAGAACGCTGATGACCACAGATTCATCGGTTCTGTCTGCAAAAAGCACGGCATCTATTTCTCCAGACCCGGCAACGGTATCTGCCACCAGGTACATCTTGAAAGATTCGGTATCCCCGGCAAGACCCTTATCGGTTCTGACAGCCATACTCCTACAGGCGGCGGTATCGGCATGATCGCTATCGGTGCGGGCGGACTTGATGTTGCTGTTGCTATGGGCGGCGGCGCTTACTACATCACATACCCCAACATCGTAAAGGTGAACCTGACAGGCAAGCTGTCTGCGTGGGTATCCGCTAAGGACGTTATACTGGAAGTTCTCAGAAGACTTTCCGTTAAGGGTGGCGTAGGCAAGGTAATAGAGTATTGCGGCGAGGGCGTTAAGACACTGTCCGTTCCCGAGAGAGCTACCATCACAAACATGGGCGCTGAGCTGGGTGCTACTACATCTATATTCCCCTCTGATGAGATCACACTTTCCTTCCTGAAAGCACAGGAGAGAGCGGAGGTATGGACAGAGCTGAAGGCTGACGATGACGCTGTATACGATGAAGTTATCGACATCGACCTCAGCAAGCTGACACCTATGGCAGCATGTCCTCACAGCCCTGACAATATCAAGACGGCAGAGGAACTCAGCGGCATGAAGATCGATCAGGTATGTATCGGTTCATGTACAAACTCCTCTTATGTTGATATGATGAAGGTCGCTCATATCCTCAAGGGCAAGACTGTTCACCCCGATGTATCTCTGGCTATAGCTCCCGGCTCCAAGCAGGTGCTGAACATGATCGCAGAGAACGGCGCACTGGCTGATATGATCGCAGCAGGTGCAAGAATACTGGAATCCGCCTGCGGCCCCTGCATCGGTATGGGTCAGGCTCCTAACTCAAAGGGTATCTCTCTGAGAACCTTCAACAGAAACTTCCTCGGACGTTCGGGAACTAAGGACGGTCAGATCTATCTGGTATCACCTGAGCTGGCTGCTGCTTCCGCAGTTGCAGGTGTTCTCGTAGACCCCAGAACTCTCGGCGATATGCCCGAGATCAAGGTGCCCGAGCACTTCAAGATAAACGACAATATGGTAGTGCCTCCCGTAGCTGAGGCTGATATGGACAGCGTTGAGGTACTGAGAGGACCCAACATCAAGCCTTATCCCGAGACTGCTCCTCTGGTTGAGAGCATAGGCTGTCAGGTATCACTGAAGGTTGGCGACAACATTACCACCGACCACATCATGCCCGCAGGTGCAAAGATACTCCCTCTGAGATCGAATATCCCTGCTATATCCCAGCACTGCTTCACAGTATGCGACGAGGATTTCCCCAGAAGAGCAAAGAACATGGAGAAGTCTATCATCGTTGGCGGTTCAAACTACGGTCAGGGCTCATCAAGAGAGCACGCAGCGCTTGCACCTCTGTATCTGGGCATCAAGGCTGTACTTGTCAAGAGCTTTGCACGTATCCACAGAGCTAACCTCATCAATGCAGGTATACTTCCTCTGACATTTGTAAACGAGGCTGACTACGACAAGATCGAGCAGGGTGACGAGATCGAGATCGCTAATGTACGCGCTGATATCGAAGCAGGCAAGACTCAGCTGACTGTTGTAAACAAGTCCAAGAATGTTGAGATACCCGTTCTCTGCGAACTGACAGGCAGAACCAAGGATATCATACTTGCAGGCGGTCTGCTTGACTACACAAGAGAGCAGCTCTCCAAGTAA
- a CDS encoding site-2 protease family protein: MFRISVGGVQLGISFSFPAVIALVLLTGCDEGSLLTALLCCCLHECGHLFFMLIFGRRPEAVTLYGGGIRITPQKGRIDSFGKDLAILLAGCGVNFLLAWAWLLTHGMTSFVQINLLLGAFNLLPFRYFDGGRALELLTEGKGLRAVRFTFIILTAMLIIIMAMRGSVSISLLITFAFALAAETADNT, encoded by the coding sequence ATGTTCCGTATCAGCGTTGGCGGCGTACAGCTAGGGATAAGCTTCAGCTTTCCTGCTGTGATTGCACTGGTGCTGCTGACAGGCTGCGATGAGGGCAGTCTGCTGACAGCACTGCTGTGCTGCTGTCTTCACGAATGCGGACATCTTTTTTTCATGCTGATATTCGGGCGGCGCCCCGAGGCTGTAACCCTTTACGGCGGCGGGATACGCATAACACCCCAAAAGGGCAGGATAGACAGTTTCGGCAAAGATCTTGCCATACTGCTTGCGGGGTGCGGAGTTAATTTTCTGCTTGCATGGGCGTGGCTGCTGACACACGGTATGACTTCATTCGTGCAGATAAATCTTCTGCTGGGGGCGTTCAATCTTCTGCCTTTCAGATATTTCGACGGTGGCAGAGCCCTTGAACTCCTGACAGAGGGCAAAGGACTTAGGGCGGTAAGGTTCACTTTCATTATCCTCACCGCGATGCTGATAATTATTATGGCTATGCGCGGGTCGGTGAGCATAAGTTTGCTGATAACTTTTGCATTTGCTCTCGCAGCGGAAACAGCCGATAATACATAA
- a CDS encoding phosphonoacetaldehyde reductase, translating into MQRIVGNSTEALDAYFRDTGANRIFLVGGRSMDKLAIGRYFSELHERTGIEVVRFSDFKPNPDYTSVLAGVKLYIETGCDMVAAIGGGSAMDTAKCIKMYVTMDDSTDYITQKIVPNDIEFFAVPTTAGTGSEATRYAIIYHNGNKVSVTDESCIPTAVMFDPAVLKTLPDYQKKATMLDALCHAVESYWSVHSTQESQAYAEEAIRMIFSSMGGYLANTDAGNADMLKASNIAGKAINITATTAGHAMCYKLTTKYGLAHGHAAALCVKALFPFMAENTSLCKDARGEEYFKKMLNELAHIMGCDTASSAAESFGTLVDSLGLSAPKAADGDIELLVSSVNAERLKNHPVILDKDTIFALYKQIVL; encoded by the coding sequence ATGCAGAGGATAGTTGGCAACAGTACTGAAGCCCTCGATGCTTATTTCAGAGATACAGGTGCAAACCGGATATTTCTGGTCGGCGGCAGGTCCATGGATAAGCTTGCGATCGGAAGATACTTCAGTGAACTTCACGAACGCACAGGTATCGAGGTCGTGCGTTTTTCCGATTTCAAACCTAATCCCGATTATACATCGGTTCTGGCAGGTGTGAAACTTTATATAGAAACAGGCTGTGATATGGTAGCAGCCATTGGCGGAGGTTCGGCAATGGACACCGCTAAATGTATAAAGATGTATGTGACCATGGACGACAGCACAGATTATATCACCCAGAAGATAGTCCCAAACGATATTGAATTTTTCGCCGTGCCAACAACAGCGGGCACTGGCAGTGAAGCTACACGCTATGCGATAATCTATCACAACGGGAACAAGGTATCGGTAACGGACGAAAGCTGTATACCAACAGCAGTGATGTTCGACCCTGCTGTTCTGAAAACGCTCCCCGACTATCAGAAAAAAGCCACCATGCTTGACGCACTGTGTCACGCAGTTGAAAGCTACTGGTCGGTACATTCAACTCAGGAAAGTCAGGCATATGCAGAGGAAGCCATAAGAATGATATTCTCGTCAATGGGCGGATATCTCGCCAACACAGATGCAGGCAATGCAGATATGCTGAAAGCTTCAAACATAGCGGGCAAAGCCATAAATATCACCGCTACAACAGCAGGTCATGCAATGTGCTACAAACTTACTACGAAATACGGTCTTGCCCACGGACACGCCGCTGCGCTGTGTGTAAAGGCGCTGTTCCCTTTCATGGCAGAAAATACTTCGCTTTGCAAAGATGCCCGCGGCGAGGAGTATTTCAAAAAAATGCTGAATGAACTGGCACACATCATGGGCTGTGACACAGCATCATCAGCTGCCGAAAGCTTCGGCACTCTGGTGGATAGTCTGGGACTTTCAGCACCAAAAGCTGCCGACGGTGATATCGAACTGCTGGTATCCTCGGTAAAT